TCCACAAAAAATGCCAAAACCCCAAAATTGTCATAGAGAGATTCTCACAAAAATCCATAGGTATGGACCCTACATTCTATTCTTAAATATGCTTTAAAGCATCTCCACCAAACCCTTTACCCCAACAAAAttgatataaaaaatataaatttttttttaactcaTTTAGAACCCCCAAGACACAGACATCAATTTTGAAATGAGTTCTAGCAAACTTATCGTATGCCGATGGTGGGTCGTTAGGTCCTACGTTTTGCCATAGTGATTGTCGTCGGCTTCTGCAAATCGCTTCATCTTCCTTCTTCGTGCGAATGCTTGTGCCCTACCCCTTTGTTTTCTTCACGTTTGCAGGAGCTCCATAACCAAATTTGACATCTATTTCATTTTTAAGAACAATGTTTTGTTAAATTAGTTTTCCGGTGGTtaagtttttatttatatttagttatatccgttttattttaaaaataatattgatgTGGCATTCATTAAGTGACCTGGACTGTTTAAAATTGCATGGACCAATTATATATTGCCACGTGTATTTCTGCATTAGACTTGACGACCAGGTACCTACGAATGCCAAGAATTGTTGAGAAAAtgtatttttacaaaaaaaaaaaaagttcgatatttaagtgttataaacTAATAACTTAATTATTTTCGCAGCAAATATCCATTTTATATGTatcattacttttttttttataaaaatatatcatTAAGTTTTAAACTATTATATTTTtgtcctttttaaaaaaaaaactaatatatgTCGCTTTTCCTCTACCTTATTttattactattttttaattacaaagaattcttattattttatattttttaattaccaAATGATTCATTGGGAATTATATACTACTGTCTATAACtcaaaataacaacaaaaataaaataaagacttacactaattttatattttaaaactaTAATTCTTAACGAAAGTAAAAGGTATAATTTTACTACATATGATTCAAAACAATTTTACTAATTGATCGTGTTTGTGATAAAGTCTTCCAAAATGGAGAAAAAAGAGctgttaaaaaaattaaagtgcGAAAATTGAATATGGAAATAAAGATCATGTAGAAGTATACATTTCGCTATTCAATTCAACAGCCTGTTGAATAATTTTAGATTTAACCCATCTGTAAATTTCCAGTGACACAGAAGTAAGAGCCAAAATTACTAGTATTGCTACATAACTCCATTTCCATTTGGTAGATTGATTTTGATTAATGATCCCTATAAATATATCTGCTATTATTAGACCTATTAACACATAACCCATAAGCCGATGATAAATCTCCCAGCTTTTCCGGCAACAATGATCATACTCCTCTTCTCTCTTCGGCTGCCAAAAAATGGCAACCATCTGATGaaaacaatcaaatatatcacatgatataaatatattgacaaattaataaatatatatatataaatcagtTGAAAATTTAGTTAATAAAATGATTACTTACCTGTACAGTTGTGAGGGTAAAAATAATGATACCAAGAATTTGATGTGATTTAAGCTCGTGATTATGCCCTACCAATATTCCAATAAGCCATCCCAATGACCCGAAAACATATCCGGCGCTTTGACacattatgtgatatgaataccATTCATTCCATTGAATGGGAAATTTACTAAAATACCTTGCTATTATTACCCCAACAGGCAGTAGAGTTCCCCATCCTATGATTATTAGGATCTCATAAGCCTGATTTTTAGATGTACATATACATGGTTAAAAATTCTCTCCaaataatagtaatatatatGAACATTAATTAGTGGGAAGGaactgaaaatatatatatatatatatatatacgttttTTGAAGCTAGCCTTCATGGTCAATTGATCTTACGTTTCTTAGATGAGGATGACGCAGGTTGCTTTGACCTCTCCATGATCTGAGATTTGTTGTCACTTCTGTATCTTCATTTCTTTGATGATCAGAAGAATAAGCAAACAATTTTGtatccataatcatattcatggaGCTTGTAGCAATGATACAATGTAGGTGGATAATTAACCAAATGAAGATTATGAGGCAATATTTAAAACTAGTTGTCATGTTCTTTGTGGTGAAAGaacgaagaaaaagaaaaagaaaaagaaaatagtaATAGGGTATCGAAAGCTTAACTTTGACGATAACGAAATCTCAATTGGGAGAATGAGCTTCTATATCATGAAAGGAAATTAAAGAgagaataattatataataataaaatatgcaTTAGGGTCATTATATTCCAATGTAGAATTGTTGGAACAATAATGTATACAATCATTGATGTTATGATGATGGCTTTGGAAATGTTTTAAGTACTATATTTTGAGAATATGTGCTTTCCTTAGCAAATTGGAGAATCCTTTATGTCTTGTTTTAAGAGATGTTGAATCATTAGATTTTATTCCCAGCTTTCCTTTTTCTTATTTTGTCACATCTTTATTGCATGCACATGCTTTTTCTTTGTTTCAAACTATTCTAAATGAACCCTTATGAGGGTGAAATACATTAATTTATGGTCATGGTCATTGGATGGGGGAATTTAAGACCCTAATTTATGGTCATGGTCATTGGATGGGGGAATTTAAGACCCTAAATAGGAGTGATTTGAGATTAGAAGAGAAAAGCCCATCACCCTACCTAGCCTAATCGATCACTTGAGAAACTTGTTAGGGGCTTGTCTCTGTTTTTGCTATATGGTTCAGAAAACAGAGCAATACTATCTCGAATTAAATTCAATTTTAATCGAATCACCTACCTAATTTCAATATCTCAATATATATCTAACTAATAAATATATAGGTGGTACTTTATTTAAAAtgatataatttttattttagacTAATTCTCACAAACTTTTATTGTTCAAATTGAATGTGAGAATTGGCGTAGAACataaaattctatttttattctCACTTAATAAAAAACACTACTTTGACATTCaaataaataagataaataatgtAGAATAGTGATTTTTTTTAACTAAGTATATCATATACACACCATATgtgaaaaaaatacaataatcataaaaaatattatattaaaaaaatcaacataaataATATAGAAATGTAAAAATTATATTGAACTAGaaaatacatataatatataatcttatgtTGCATTTGAAAAGCAACCCTATAATTGGAATTTAGTGTAATTTAGAGCAATTACTCAAATTTGTATGTTTGTTTGACCATGTAATTACAAAGTAACTATATAATTAGAGATATTAATTGAGAGATCCTAATTACACTTTTCAATTCTGATAGCCACTATGAGAATTGAGTGTGATTATACTATATAATTACTTAAATAGgatcaattttaaataatatttattacataatattattttaatacgtAACTACTAACTATTTTGTCAAACATGACTTTAGAATTCATAAATATTTACTACTTGACATCaacacattttatattttaaataatagtaTAATTAGTAGGATATGTAATTACTACCTTATTAATTACACCAACTAGTAATTACATAATTATACGTCCTTAATTAATACAAAAGTGAATTATTAGCTATAACTTACAAAAACATAAATATTTTGCTACTAAAGTCCACTTATTAGGCCAATTTAATATCAATacaataacaaaataaaatttaaagaaaaaagaaaagaaattttttagcatCACGAGTGaagtataataaataatataaattgcATACATGCATGTATGATGCATGAGTCATGCACGAGATACACCACCCACTATTATACTAAATAAAGTATGTATTTTTCATGAGCAAATCTTAAGTAATCACAATTTCGGTACAAACACAATAATGcatgataattttttttgttgCTAAAATCTTTTGTACAGTACATTATTTAGGCTATAAACCGAATGCAGACCCAAGGAGAGTACTTTTCTTTGTGTAAAAGCAAACAGTATCTTCAGAACAGTTATTAAGTGATATCTAAGCAGTCTTACGAATTTAGACCACACAGAAAAAGACAGAGCCCTAAACTTGCACATTCATTTTCCCATTGTCAACTCTCCCTCTGTGATCAGCACTTAATTATTTTTCCCTATAAATAAAAACTCCATATGTGCATATGCTCACACATCTAAACACAAACACTCTCCCTTTTATATTTctctacatacatacatattaCTAGATATGAAGCTTGTCCTACTAGTATTGTTTTTCTTGACAATACTACTGCTAGCCAATAATATAAATAATGTTGGAGCAACTACTACATCTtcggatgatgatgatgatgatgatcaaaGCATAAGCTCACACGACACAAAAGAAGATCATCACGATCACTATGAATTATTATCTGAGGAAACTAATTGGGTACGAGGTGGTGGGATGATGATGAAGAGCCGATTTCTTGCGCAGAAGAAGATGACATGTGACAAGTTTCCAAGAGTTTGTCGTTTGAAGAGCAGCACTGGGCCAGATTGCTGTAAGAACAAGTGTGTGAATGTGAAGACAGATCGGTTGAATTGTGGAATGTGTGGGTACAAATGCAAGTACCCTGAGATTTGTTGCAAAGGGAAATGTGTCAACTCCTCCTTTGACAAGAAGCATTGTGGTGCTTGCAATAACAAGTGCAAGAAGGGTCACTTTTGCGTTTATGGGATGTGCGATTACGCATAATCATTAATTAAACaatctactatatatatatatatatactacatatatatgatttattattGATTGCCATATATAACACATCAACGCATATTATTTTTATTGATCATCATTGGCTAATTAATAATATACGTCACAGTTACACATTATATTCTTGCCTTTGTTGTATTGTTGGAGAATTAATAATTAGTTATAGTTtctttatatagatatatatatggGAATATAATTCTTTCTTTATAAACTTTCTTTTGGAAGTACCATATATGAACTTATTTCTTTTGTGATACAGCTATATATCGCGTGCAAAATAGCCAGATATATCTAGTGCTATTGTTTTACAGACgtatatatacatttatttaaaaatgaatTCGTTTCCAAACAATTATgaggtattttttttctcttacatattttttttttgatttatttGAAGGAGATCAAGGAGCCTCACGAAAGAAATTAAACCTATAAAACTTATATATGGGTTCTATTACTATTTCCTAATCTTTTGTTAACACTATGCAAAAATGATTTTGTTAGGTCCAAATCGATATATATCTTATAAATAACTCAATTATATgtattttatgtttgtaattttgttttTGCAGCGCAAGTTCCAAGTATTTTGAAATAATAATTGTTTCTTTTTGTGTTAATTTTCCCAGCTGATAAATTCCAAGAAAAATACTTATGGACACATTatcctttttatatatatatatatatatatttttaatgagaTAATTCTCCCAGTCccatttaatatattatttaaattataatttggGAAATCTTGTGTTTACTAATTCTTATAAGGTCGGCAGCATATTTAGGAAATTAAGAAAAATGGCTATAGTGATGAAAGAAGATATTCTGTGAGCTACGTAGTACGCAATTTATTCATATAATAAATAAGGAAGTCAAATACGGAGTACAAGGATAAAGTGCTTCTGTAACGGATTTAAATATCCAAATtgagaaagaaaaattaaaacaggACATCTCTCCATCCTTAGTGTTCCTAAATCTTCGATAACTTAACTTATTATACAAAGGGCCTATTGATATTGAAACTACTCTTTACTGCGCAAGTTGCaaagtcaataaatatatatatatatatatatatcttcataTTATCTGACCAAATATATTTCGTAAGTTCTATCTACAAAAATGAAAGTACATCTGAGCGGGGCTGAGCGATGCCTAATATATTTTCGTCTCATATTCTGTGGATTTGGATTATATCAATCAAGTCGTGGTTAGTTAATTTACTACCATACACACACTACTGTACATGTTTGAGGATCAAGTAACGTGagtcatgtatatatatataaatatataataaaatgaattataattatgtagtatatataaataatttttacatatataataagtgtgttgataaaaaaaattcttgcttttaaatgttttttatttttttaatgttaattttaacagaattttttatatttaacagtagtttgtaaacacttaaatttaaataaaataaaataaataattaaaaaattaaaatatgatatcttttagatattttacaatgataattatttgaaaataataaaatcatacgttttataacttaaattaaattacttattataataatatcatattaaacatataatataatttattgtgaattaacaacaaattttttttaaaaaaaaactagcaataaacttaaatttaaaatctacgtataatatttaatactacattaaacatataacatataatctcttgttgtcactcctaaattcaaaaactagaataaatATAAActgaaacaaaaataaagaaattatttaattaaaatatgatatttatttgaaatttatatgacattagtatatatttaataaaaataattaattaattaattaatttttgtttaagcttatgtttattttagtttttgaattggaacaaagattatatattataagtttaatataatattaagtttaattaaattttatttaaattataaaatgcatggttttattatttttaaataattattattgtaaaatatctaaaaatattatattttaatttgtttaattatttatttatttaattttaaatcatgtttacaatctactgttaaatataaaaatatttaaagttaaaaaaatattttaaac
This genomic interval from Humulus lupulus chromosome 8, drHumLupu1.1, whole genome shotgun sequence contains the following:
- the LOC133794880 gene encoding cytochrome b561 and DOMON domain-containing protein At5g47530-like, coding for MTTSFKYCLIIFIWLIIHLHCIIATSSMNMIMDTKLFAYSSDHQRNEDTEVTTNLRSWRGQSNLRHPHLRNAYEILIIIGWGTLLPVGVIIARYFSKFPIQWNEWYSYHIMCQSAGYVFGSLGWLIGILVGHNHELKSHQILGIIIFTLTTVQMVAIFWQPKREEEYDHCCRKSWEIYHRLMGYVLIGLIIADIFIGIINQNQSTKWKWSYVAILVILALTSVSLEIYRWVKSKIIQQAVELNSEMYTST
- the LOC133794881 gene encoding stigma-specific STIG1-like protein 1 produces the protein MKLVLLVLFFLTILLLANNINNVGATTTSSDDDDDDDQSISSHDTKEDHHDHYELLSEETNWVRGGGMMMKSRFLAQKKMTCDKFPRVCRLKSSTGPDCCKNKCVNVKTDRLNCGMCGYKCKYPEICCKGKCVNSSFDKKHCGACNNKCKKGHFCVYGMCDYA